A stretch of Lathyrus oleraceus cultivar Zhongwan6 chromosome 6, CAAS_Psat_ZW6_1.0, whole genome shotgun sequence DNA encodes these proteins:
- the LOC127092091 gene encoding uncharacterized protein LOC127092091, producing the protein MAGRLPGVGLSPRKKSEQHHNRHENYAIRKSLDLDAPWTSMTNTLDENAFKAKQRLEKKLGYFFSSSRSNEENPKKGEESKSRFQKKDVGLGRKLLESAWLLRGNRFKKERNVCAVCLEDFHQNEEIMNLSCSHKYHSACLLPWLERHPHCPCCRTMVQPRD; encoded by the exons ATGGCGGGTAGATTACCTGGTGTTGGATTGTCACCAAGGAAAAAATCAGAACAACATCACAATAGACATGAAAATTATGCTATAAGAAAATCATTGGATTTGGATGCACCATGGACTTCAATGACTAATACCTTAGATGAAAATGCTTTCAAGGCTAAACAAAGACTTGAGAAGAAACTTGGTTACTTCTTTTCTTCTTCCAG GTCCAATGAAGAAAATCCAAAAAAAGGAGAAGAAAGTAAAAGCAGGTTTCAGAAGAAAGATGTAGGATTAGGTCGAAAATTACTAGAAAGTGCATGGTTATTACGTGGAAATAGGTTTAAGAAAGAGAGAAATGTTTGTGCTGTGTGCCTAGAAGATTTCCATCAAAATGAAGAGATTATGAACCTTTCTTGCTCACATAAGTATCATTCAGCATGTCTTCTCCCTTGGCTTGAAAGACATCCTCATTGTCCTTGTTGTAGAACCATGGTTCAGCCAAGGGATTAA